A region of Marnyiella aurantia DNA encodes the following proteins:
- a CDS encoding fimbrial biogenesis chaperone, with translation MACGLVNGQTGLDVTPPRSYFVSAPGSSSSNKIKVTNSSKTNSLTLTVSTHDWEYDTEGNNVIADAGTLKNSAANWVTISPQSYFSLAPGESQDIIVTVKAPALQADTLNVHTALLFITQTNPVDSYNQEGAMVKVTLRSGIKLYHRYNSPEDPNVEFQDYRYNKKAKMLELDLENTGNMWTDGTVFTELVNLSNGRKQTLEDQILYTLPGDRRSVKITLPKDLQPGKYTASSTFSYGNDDTIKMAELAFVHE, from the coding sequence ATGGCATGCGGTTTAGTAAATGGTCAGACGGGGCTTGATGTTACGCCCCCCAGATCATATTTTGTGTCTGCCCCCGGCTCCTCCAGTTCAAACAAGATAAAGGTTACAAATTCAAGTAAGACAAATTCGCTTACTCTCACTGTATCCACCCACGACTGGGAGTACGATACTGAAGGGAATAATGTCATAGCAGATGCAGGTACTCTGAAAAACTCTGCGGCAAATTGGGTTACGATCAGTCCGCAAAGCTATTTTTCATTGGCTCCAGGCGAATCTCAGGATATTATAGTTACAGTGAAAGCTCCTGCTTTACAAGCTGATACACTTAATGTGCATACAGCTCTTTTATTTATCACCCAAACCAATCCGGTGGATTCCTACAATCAGGAAGGTGCCATGGTTAAGGTAACACTGCGTTCGGGAATAAAACTTTATCACCGCTATAATTCTCCGGAGGATCCCAATGTTGAGTTTCAGGATTACCGTTATAACAAAAAAGCAAAGATGCTGGAACTGGATCTGGAAAATACCGGAAATATGTGGACAGACGGCACTGTCTTTACTGAGCTGGTGAATTTGAGCAACGGTCGGAAACAAACACTAGAAGATCAGATCTTATATACGCTTCCGGGAGACCGCCGATCAGTAAAAATAACACTTCCAAAGGACCTGCAACCCGGGAAATATACCGCTTCATCAACTTTTTCATACGGTAATGATGATACGATTAAAATGGCCGAACTGGCATTTGTACATGAATAA